One genomic window of Fusarium fujikuroi IMI 58289 draft genome, chromosome FFUJ_chr01 includes the following:
- a CDS encoding related to cystathionine gamma-synthases, which produces MASDEVPTNLKDVSVVPDGAAGARIGLDSSLAGLSLASRAVHADEGIQSHRAVAPAMHVSTTFRYSNDPDALKAWDNTDPNNPLDSHVYSRATGPNTTRLEAILTSVIGAPTITYSSGLSAFHAMLVHLNPKRIAIGDGYHGCHGVISILSRLTGLKQLPLDCAVEDLEPGDVIHVETPLNPTGEARDLAAYAEKAKKAGAYLTVDATFAPPPLQDPFQYDVDVVMHSGTKYFGGHSDMLCGTLSVNCKHRDWERSLLNDRLLLGSVMGSLEGWLGIRSLRTLELRVQRQSATATALVAWLAEQQRDPSSAIGALVERVQHASLQPEASIEGSWLQKQMPNGYGPVFSVYLRDGDVAKRLPSKLELFHHATSLGGVESLIEWRAMTDPKIDKRLLRVSIGVEGLEDLKNDLLQGLEALRKEEEKGGQ; this is translated from the exons ATGGCCTCTGACGAAGTTCCTACCAACCTCAAGGACGTCTCGGTGGTACCGGACGGTGCAGCCGGGGCCCGGATCGGACTTGATAGCTCCCTCGCCGGGCTGTCACTGGCATCCCGTGCAGTTCATGCCGACGAGGGCATCCAGTCACACAGAGCCGTTGCACCGGCTATGCATGTCAGCACGACTTTCAGGTACAGCAATGACCCTGATGCACTGAAGGCCTGGGATAATACCGAT CCCAATAACCCTCTGGACTCCCATGTCTACTCTCGGGCAACTGGCCCCAACACCACTCGTCTCGAGGCAATTCTCACATCCGTCATTGGCGCTCCGACAATTACTTACTCTTCTGGTCTGTCTGCTTTCCACGCCATGTTGGTCCATCTGAACCCTAAGCGCATTGCAATTGGAGATGGCTACCACGGCTGCCACGGAGTGATCAGCATTCTCTCTCGTCTGACAGGTCTCAAGCAACTACCTTTGGACTGTGCTGTTGAGGACCTCGAGCCCGGCGATGTCATCCATGTCGAGACGCCCCTTAACCCTACTGGCGAGGCACGCGATCTTGCAGCATATGCagaaaaggccaagaaagcCGGGGCTTACCTGACTGTTGATGCGACATTTGCACCACCTCCGCTGCAGGATCCTTTCCAGTatgacgttgatgttgtcaTGCATAGCGGTACAAAATACTTTGGTGGTCACTCCGATATGCTCTGCGGTACGCTGTCTGTCAACTGCAAGCACAGAGACTGGGAACGCAGTCTCCTCAACGaccgccttcttcttggttctGTTATGGGTAGCTTGGAGGGGTGGCTGGGTATCCGCTCCCTCCGAACTCTCGAACTCCGTGTCCAGCGCCAGAGTGCTACAGCTACTGCACTTGTTGCCTGGTTGGCTGAGCAGCAGCGTGATCCTTCATCTGCGATCGGCGCCCTCGTTGAGCGTGTCCAGCACGCCAGTCTCCAGCCCGAAGCATCAATCGAGGGTAGTTGGTTGCAGAAGCAGATGCCCAATGGCTATGGCCCTGTTTTCTCGGTGTATCTTCGCGATGGAGATGTCGCTAAGCGACTGCCATCCAAGTTGGAGTTGTTCCACCATGCCACTAGCttgggtggtgttgagagttTGATTGAGTGGCGTGCGATGACAGATCCTAAAATTGATAAGAGACTTTTACGGGTGAGCATCGGTGTTGAaggtcttgaagatctcaagaACGATTTGCTCCAAGGCTTGGAGGctttgagaaaagaagaggagaagggagGTCAGTAA